ctcaaattatattaggtttcttATTCTCAAAATTTTACCATGAATTATACATGTGGAAAcaaggttatggtaaaaattacAACTATAGACATGCAAAGATGCAATAGAAAATAAATCATGAAGCTTTTATTAGCATAAACCAAAGGTAACAcaacatcatagctagagggcttTGCTAAGCTTCaaaaaaatttacacaaggctactcatACTACATACATGACATGTTCCAAAATTCAACTACAGCAAAACTTTAGATcagaagatctaattaaagctcCTATTTACTTCTTTTTAAAACATAGCACAAAACATACAATTTCATggcatgatcataatacaaaagttgtagaatttgatataaggattcaaacccaatagatttgacatttttctgatttttctactgttttctatacattttcaaagttcacagcggGAAATAAAGAAAACTTAAACAAGCTTTACAGGATAGcccctagatttagcacaaaacACCCTGgaacttccttttcttctcaaaCAAggcccctggccgtggtcagagagggggaGCGGgagttgaccggccaaatccggtgaGCTCAGGTCacagcggcgaggggaaagaggaggattagctagaggagatcgggggctacctTGGGAGGTGCTCGGTTGGGGTTCTAAGGCTGTGTAGCGGCCTGCCCGCATGGAGAAGAAGGCCGGCGGCGGAAATGACCTCGGCGGCGGCACTCCGGGAAAGCTGGGCGGCGATGGCCGGGCCTAGCAGCTTCAGGGAACCAGGGGCAAGCGCCTAGTAGGGTCGGCTTGGGTGGAGGAGGGCTGCAAAGGTGGGTCCATGGTGGCGTCGAGCTCACCGGGGTTGCGGTGAACGGCGATGGCATTCCGAGGTCTGGGGGCAAGGAGATGGCGAACGAACGAAAGAAACGGGCCGAGTGGGTTCTTGCAGTGCTGATGCGCGCAAGAGATAGGGCTCGGGGGCTCCAGTGCCTCATCCACGTGGCGGGGCGGTGAGCAGAGATGTCGGCGatcgggcggcgctggcagtgCTATGGATAGCGTGGCACTCGGCGAGAAGGCCAGCAAAGAGGCTAGGGACGGTAGCAGGACgatggggcgacgcgtggaagtgatcccagcaggaggtggcgcagcggcggcggcagagcggcggccagaggtgcagcactgccggcggcaagaagcagagcagggccacgtgcgggaggaagaagaagagaggggagaggtccgggggacttgtttgcgatttccaaaaagtttagggacctctcggtaaactaagatttctcactgctacaaaggtcaaataagaaaatgctcaacatgaaagttgtagagtttctcaaactctacaacattgctttagggttcaagttcagaaagtcaaagtttacaactctttaggttaagtttatgaataaaggttgaatttgaattacttttgtctttattcaaataaatttgatcaaattttgggtatgtttacaaattttcctggaatgtcatgattacttatatttttacatattGGTCCTCAAGTAAACCTGAATTTTACTTTCatatttcaatcatttcacatgtaagcccTTAGATTgttgttttaatcacacataggtccctaatTTCACACCaaggtctatttttcttagatttttaacccgtcttttacactttcttccctatggtcaattaaatttgacacttagtattatatttacccaattacactcaaagGCCTATATGTGACACCCAGGTAAATAGTGTGGTCATGCTTTAGCTCCTTGGTGTGTTGTTAGGTTTAAAATGTGGCAACAGTGTGTTTGAAAAGTGTTAGTGATAAGGAAAAGCaactgtttatataattatatctaaattagggtccttttgtgctaaatgggtgagcatagagggtagatttggaaagtataagggttgttttgtaaaagttaaaaacttatgtttaaaacgcaaaaataggtgaaactaccttttggatgtaaatgtggtgtaattttaaaataggatttatgaaaagtttagagatcttgccaaatttcaatttgattgcaaaaccttcgctcttctgtgggtgagccttaaagcaaagttgtgcattttgaaaaactacacatttttgcttttgggtccatcttcatttgagcagtaGTGTGAAAGTTGTTCATGCTTTTCTAttaggcccctgagttttctaCTTTTTACAGCTGGGTCCTctgtcttcctccttgagcccccgtgctcctctgtttttcctgccgcgcgcgcgtgccctCGGCTCCGCCGCCGGTacagctcccccggccgccaCTCTGCACCGtcaccgctccacctcctgcttctcccttccacgcgtcgttcTCTTCCTCCCCGAGCCTGCTCCTTACCCTGACACTCTCCTCTGCGGGCGCCACGGCTCCCTTGAACTCCCGGCCGGTTGACacatcgccgtcgccgtggcacGGGCCGAGCGCCCCCCCTGAGCCCTTAGTTCTTTGCTCGTGAGCTTCCCTAGTGCATCACCATTCCATTCTCCACTGCGTTTGTGCTGCATACCACCCTGGAACCCGAGCACCACCGTCGCCCTTTCTTCCCCCACTCCGGTGACCACGGCTCACTGTGGGCAGCCACCTACAGCCACCCTCTGCCCTCATGAACCCCCTAGGAAGTTGTCCCGGCCCTCGCTCGGGCTCCCTAACCCCCAAACGCCCTCCAATCCCGACCGGAATCCCACtgccgccgagcgccgccgccgccgcttcaggCTCACCGTGGGACGCCCCTCTCCGGTCTTCCCCACCTCCAATTGATCCCGCACCGAGTCTCCTCACTCCTCCAGGAAGCTTTTCGACCACCTCCTCACCGCCCCCGATCACCGGAACACGGCCCCCGCCGGTTCCCTCCGCAGCCGGCCGCCCGTCTCTGCTGCACCGCCGCTACAATCTGCCCCTTCCCGATTATGAGCGGCCAAGGGTGTGCAAGGACCCTGTGGTACTCCCCCTCCGCGCAAACCCCGCCACCGGTGCCCTTCCTCGCCAGCGGTgaccacccccccccctctgcCCCTTTCATCTTTGGTCAGGGACCCCGGCTTAGAAggtgcaaaagcccagggggctatttgcaaaccaCCAGTCTTAGAGGAATAGTGCCGGTCAGGGATCTTTGTGTAAACAtatttgttattttatgtgtgtGATGTTGCTATCTTGCAAAATTTATAGAAAATcacaaaaaaatccaaaaattgcaaaattagttttgttagaaagtagatttcaaaccctacaaatgaagtttgatatgaaatcAAATACTTTTGTACctgtttcaaatctaaaattAAAAGGTATTTGGTATATAGTTTCTACATTTTAATTTTGCTTCTCATGATTTTTGGCATGTATATTCTGTgagctatatgtaaccttgtgttacaatttcaaacttagatttgttttataacttaacttcttttgaatttgggcatttcaaatttgaaatgttagctaagcatgttctataaacctaattaatctagATCTTTTTGTTATACTCTAGTGTGTTAACTTTTAGTATGGAATTAAATTCCCAAAACTTTATACTTctttttacttaaagttttgaatttaaatttggaattcaaattcaaattcacatgttctagttcttgtttgcaatagattcagtgatactctcatgactcctttataaatggtgattcaaacccaaaccctttttatttcatgaactcttgtgtgttgattTGGTGAATTGacacttttgtaatataagattttaagtttaaatctcatcttacttaatttattgcatctcatatagaatccacgacgcttgacgacggagtttacgagttggtcttagggcaagaccacgggtttccagaagacccaaTGCAAGttgtcgaggaactaactgaagccccgaaccaaggttcggaagcctctgacattcctgcccccaaccccactcaagaaggcaagcccaggtgcataccccagtatttcaatttattaccatttcacttatacattatatatcttgtattacgtctaggagttgaaatgaaaccctagttgcatgaaatcttaggaatccaatgtattgtacccgagtccttatcgcttagatgctctgctaaataggaccggtaaaagtcgggtgattccctgtcactcgcgcgatataggagttgcttgtttacaattctgcaaccactataaggatgatggacagggtcatgtgccgtatcatgacctgaaggttaccctgtctgttttgataaaagttttaaggtcgaaatgtgtggtagtggtggctaagcgtttgaaagtactagccacatgccgcgaaatatggtaagcggtaagcctagtaaccaatcggcccggcaagcggacatacctcccaccactcgtaatttggtttttctcacgcaccgatgtgcgggagtacattctgaaaggtagacaggaatacgggttttgtagtcgcgctacagacgtatgtcctacacaattggtgtgcgtacggtcctacagtcgcttgtggtggacctgatccacgacccggaatgaaaggcaaacggttgcttcggaatgatctttggatgttccaagcgtgtgtgttaggtttaccttgcaaggttaaattcgattcggaatcgtccgcctctcacgaggattgagactgcttattccttctgccacatcgagtaaaaaatATAATTATgatgaataattttgatggatgagaatatctatcttgcttgcttagtataggtgcttacctagaatggctaattgaactagaatctgaaagctaaaacttgaaaatagactatgttcttagttgcttttccgctgacAATACCTccgaacctttacaatgccttcatgagtctagttatgggctaaagtatacccaaactcgggtaagcctcgctgagtattagaatactcagccttgccagtATCTATtacaggtatgaccttcgagaatcccatggacaaccctgtgtggccaacgtccgttccttttggctggtccgtggagtgggatccgtcccgggctggcagtgaccctccggagtgacaccaggccctgggctaagcatggtgtccgcctttgcgacgtgtgtagtcgtgtaaacttttctttccgctgtgagtttggacaagctgttacacttgtcagtttgaacgctgtttgtataagtttacttatgtttgaacccggtttgtaataatgtatgaatgattgtaaattaaaagttgatgagctattctgtgattgtaaactcgccttcgtgcgaggtaaacctgcttcgatcctgttgaaccatggttgtatcgggcggagacccgacagaccaatggattgttccgtttgaagtgcgttaagctatTAGCAGTCGTACGGTGAttattagcgcacttgagccggaataattcagacggttctgccacactatatatatttcataaattacaaatatacccctagttctctgtacaactcatatacatcatagcatgcatacaactcactaatacctagtgtctatatctctaattactTGAATGTTACACAGACCATTAGCATCTCGCTATCTGTAACCTCCTTCTCGTtctctgggtgacgtggcatacggtccaggcctgacagctgggatcatggtctccggaccttccccgtgctcttataggtTCGGGGCTTCCACGTGTCAATGAGGGTAGAGGTGCGCTCGGGTGGCCCccacggacccggactccccagggaggtctgaggccgccacgtgtgggggCCAGACCTCCACAGGCCTGACCGCTCtggccggcctcgggggcccggacccccctccccccgggaaggggtccagtgccgcctccgcggagggagcggggctggccctgctaCGTGCCCATGGCAGAAGGCCCTCCACGGGactccagcccaactaccgcattaaatgcgggtaggtgggctgggtgCACCTAAGTcaaaagtatggcctgccactgacacacggggcaggtaactGACACCATGGTAAGCCCGCTTGttaccaaggcggcgcgtcgtgtcaCCGTGTACTGTGCTCTAGCGGCGTACAGTCGGCTCACAGCACCGCGCGCATGGGTAATGATGGCCTGTGCTGGAGAGCCGAGGCGTGTGCTGCTACAGTGTGCACGGAGGCGATGGTGCGCGGGTCAGCGCAGCTCCTACACCTGTCAGAGGGTTCAGCCCAACAGTGATAGCACGTCccccactgttgggtaacactgacaggaggcactgtgccggtaaggtggcacacggccatatctaggctgtggatacgcacatcaacttcccaatcgtgaggactacagagaggagctggagatggagatctccatatctctcatagaacaagctcctgttggccgggcccacctgtcggggccccgctcagtgtaagcacctcccttggtctataaaagggagagtgtacttgATAGAAGACAAGTTCCTTCAGAAGTCTCACAGACAGGCTTACACGGTCAATACAActcccaagtggacgtagggtgttacactccggcggcctgaaccactctaaaatccttgtgtctttcctgtgttcatccACCCTTCGATCAAGCACTCCtaggtctcctccaaaccctTCCTTAagtaggattaggcgggtgcattccgctacccggctggagatttcctccgacatacACTATGTCTATatgcatagcaaaaattatgtatctaaTAAAGCcaaaatgaattgtaatttgggacggagggagtagctttTTCCTTCCTCAGTTAGAGTAACAAAAGTTACACCTTGAGAAACTCACATTTGACTCCAATACTTATCATCATAGTACCCATGTGCCTTCAACTCCTTAGCAACTATCTCATTGAACACCTCATTgaaatcttgagctgaaagatTACTATTGTTGTTCTCTTGCCTTTTTTGTAATTCCTCAAAATATGCATCCTATTGAAATAAATATATTAGAAGGTCACAGATTGTTAAACTGAATTGCAGATCAAACATAAATGATTAGGAGCATAAAATATACCATTAGTGTTTCTACTTTGTCAGTAGTGTATCTACCATTCTAGCCTATGAACCTTTGCTTTCTTTTTATCTTCCTGCACAAGATTATATGTCCAAGGTGCTGACCAAGAATGGAGGCTGACCTTTCATTTGGGACTCCATTTTCATCAGTCCCTACAATTAACTTTCCTCCTTCTATTTCCAATAGATTTGAAATTGTGAAATCACATAAAACTTGCCTCAACTCTCCATTTGACCCTGCATATATGTAAATGTTTGATTTCACATTGCATCTGAATATGGAAGGAAAAAACAATGGAACTTACATATTATCTTAATTGGACTTCGAGGATGGTAGCGTGGCATGCGGGCTAATAAACCATCAATATGAGGAGGGCCCTGTAAATTTTCATTGTTCTCATTCTCTGCTGAATTGTCATGCTCATCCTCAGCAGGTTCTGCATCCTCTACTTCTGGGAGGTTCAAGTTCCTTATTCTTCGAGCTCTTGCTGCCATGATTATTTCCTCTGCATAAACATGGAGCTCAAGAGAAACATAAAATCAGCACTGATAGTTTAGTTTAATCTGAATGCACACATGTATGTAAAAATAACAGATTCAGTCATCCAGATTTTAGAAGAAACAGATTATGTGGCAGCATTGCAGGCGTCCATCACATATTACAGCATCACAAGTTCAGAGCATAAGAGCTATAGGTTCAGATAATCCTACCGTCTAGCCGTGATAAGATCATGGAAATTAATAATCATGCTGCAAGATCAGACAATCATTATAGGATTAGAGAGTGTTAAGAAATGAAATTAACAGAATCCAAGTTAGAGACATGCAGCTTGTGCTTCAAGCTATGCAGATGGCACAAATAATTCAGTTAGCAACTACAAGCAGTACATTTTCAGATTTAAATTCATCTAGTACTCCACTTTGTGGGATTCAAACTACTGCAACACCATAGCTCTCAGGATTAACAGAGCAAAGAGTATTATAGTTTCAAACCTTCAGATAAGGATGCTACTAAGAAACATGACACAACTGATACTCACAGTTTCAGAAATTAGAATAGATTATATAATCCTGCTGTGAATTAATCCTACTGACTAGCAATTGACACACTCAGTTCAGAAACTGTAGCTCACATTTTTTGTTTCAGTTTAGTGATAGGTTCAATCTATTGTCAGGGCTAGGGGTCAGTTTTTCAGTATTTTGCTTTTCAGTACACTTTTAGAAGTCCTTACATGCTAACAGTTCCCAATTCTTTAGATGATTAACTTGACCCATGAATTCAGAAGTAATATGCATGTTACTTGAtataaaaaaaaaacagaaagtTTAGAACCCGCTGCATGTTACTCTCATGTAGCCTAATTCTGCATCTAAGCACTTATCCTTAATAAAAATTGTGCTATGACATTTAGCAATGAGGTGAATATAGAAGTGTTCCAAGTATGCCACGGGGAGGAGATGACAATGATTTCAACACAGTTTCAAAGCGAAGATGGTCTAATTCGTTCAGCATCTGAAGGTTAAAAGAAAATGGTACAACAGAAAAGTGTACAGCATAATGATATACAAAAGAATCATGTATTCAGTATCATTTGATTAAGCAAGCAATGAAGTAAATAACAATATTATAGGATCATTCAGTAATAATGTATAAATAGATTAAAAATTTCATAGAGGAATTAAATAAAACTAACAGTCATAAGATCATAAAAAAATAATTATCAAACAGTGTTGAAGCACTATTCAAGCGCGGCAGATGGCACAATTAATCCACTTGTTCAGAAACTTCAGTGCAGTCAAATTGGAAGCAGAAGACTCTATGAACAACACCTGAGGACATCATGCATGCAAAGAAAACACTATACTATGCTGATTGCAGCCCTCATCAAGATCTGAAACTGTTGTAGGTTGCTTTTTTTGTGAGTGCAATCTGTGAATATTACGAAGCAAAAATTAGCAAAAGGCTTAAGGGGAGTAGAGAGGGCAGCTGGCCGGCAAGCATGCTACCTCGATGCAGGGAAACGCAGATCGCTGTCTCGGTGGCTGTCCTCCTCGTTGATCTCCTAGCAGCG
Above is a genomic segment from Panicum hallii strain FIL2 chromosome 8, PHallii_v3.1, whole genome shotgun sequence containing:
- the LOC112903412 gene encoding uncharacterized protein LOC112903412 codes for the protein MAARARRIRNLNLPEVEDAEPAEDEHDNSAENENNENLQGPPHIDGLLARMPRYHPRSPIKIIWSNGELRQVLCDFTISNLLEIEGGKLIVGTDENGVPNERMHILRNYKKGKRTTIVIFQLKISMRCSMR